A window of the Pyrodictium abyssi genome harbors these coding sequences:
- a CDS encoding DNA-directed RNA polymerase subunit H: MARQKKKFNILEHELVPRHEVVPPHEAARILRELGIRPEQLPWLRVTDPVARAIGAKPGDIVRIYRKSPTSGEVVVYRYVVGY; this comes from the coding sequence ATGGCGCGGCAGAAGAAGAAATTCAACATACTCGAGCACGAGCTTGTTCCTCGGCACGAGGTTGTGCCTCCCCACGAGGCGGCTCGTATACTACGTGAACTCGGTATAAGGCCCGAACAGTTGCCCTGGCTACGTGTGACTGACCCTGTAGCCAGGGCTATAGGGGCTAAACCCGGCGACATTGTAAGGATTTATAGGAAGAGCCCTACCTCCGGCGAGGTAGTAGTCTACCGCTATGTTGTGGGCTACTAA
- a CDS encoding 50S ribosomal protein L37e gives MSKGTPSFGKMSKNYTHIRCPRCGRHSYHAAKGYCAACGYGRSRRLRRYSWMNKKVNRVRLR, from the coding sequence GTGAGTAAGGGTACTCCTTCCTTCGGTAAAATGAGCAAGAACTACACACATATACGGTGCCCGCGTTGTGGGCGACACTCTTACCATGCAGCCAAGGGGTACTGCGCTGCATGCGGCTATGGGAGGAGTAGGAGGCTACGCCGCTACTCGTGGATGAACAAGAAGGTGAATAGAGTCCGCCTCCGCTAA
- a CDS encoding LSm family protein: MAETTHRVLGDNIGSIVLVKLKDANEVRGKLKSYDQHLNLVLEDAEEVYEDGRTRKLGTIVIRGDTVLLISPAQF, encoded by the coding sequence ATGGCCGAGACGACGCACCGTGTTCTCGGGGACAACATAGGTAGCATAGTCCTAGTAAAGCTGAAGGATGCGAACGAGGTCAGGGGTAAGCTCAAGAGCTATGACCAGCATCTGAACCTTGTGCTAGAAGACGCTGAGGAAGTATACGAGGATGGTCGCACGAGAAAGCTGGGGACTATAGTGATACGTGGCGACACGGTGCTTCTCATATCGCCGGCCCAGTTCTAA
- a CDS encoding DUF1947 domain-containing protein translates to MRRWVLSKKDRKQLVKQLTELYPRLDVSLINDVEIVVEDDIKLYIVNNIPTFIDIDGMLIPHLKLLLRHGYREWLPYIVVDQGAVRPISRGADLMRPGIQEIPTEFERNSVVVIAEPSRQLPLAVHQSLYSSQEIAAMEKGRVTKKLHNLGDRFWKFAETL, encoded by the coding sequence GTGCGTAGATGGGTGCTCTCCAAGAAGGATAGGAAACAGCTAGTGAAGCAGTTGACAGAACTATATCCCCGCCTCGATGTGTCGCTTATAAACGACGTTGAGATCGTCGTCGAAGACGATATCAAGCTATACATAGTCAATAACATCCCCACGTTTATAGATATAGACGGTATGTTAATTCCACACCTTAAACTGCTACTACGCCACGGCTATAGGGAATGGCTGCCGTACATCGTGGTAGACCAGGGGGCTGTTAGGCCTATATCCCGTGGAGCGGACTTGATGAGACCAGGCATACAGGAAATACCCACAGAGTTTGAGAGAAACTCCGTAGTCGTCATAGCTGAGCCTTCGAGACAGTTACCGCTAGCCGTACACCAGTCCCTCTATAGCAGCCAAGAAATAGCCGCTATGGAGAAGGGGAGAGTCACAAAGAAGCTGCATAACCTGGGAGACCGCTTCTGGAAGTTCGCGGAAACGCTTTAG
- a CDS encoding beta-CASP ribonuclease aCPSF1: MYKRSEVKNIVLTIMSQLMPKDVQISRIEFEGPEIAIYIRNPKILAEHPEIARDIAKKLKKRIVIRTDPSIRRSKKETEEIIKQLVPAEAGIKEIKFDDVLGEVIVKAHKVGLVYGKGRSIYNKILAETGWRLNVVRVPPVDQRDLDTLNKIIDYMLSQSSYRLNFLRRSGERIHRGVIFENRYVRITGLGGFMEVGRSAILVETGESRVLLDVGINPGGDGFSFYPRLDIEQLKPEELDAVVVTHAHLDHMGLVPYLFKYGYRGPVYVTKPTRDLMVLLQLDLLDIMQRGNQKPPYTQLEVKKMILHTIPLDYGEVTDIAPDIKLTFYNAGHILGSAMAHLHVGEGLHNIVYTGDFKFGRTRLLDKANTVFPRIETLIMESTYGDRDQPRRDVAELELISTISRTIARKGKVLIPVMAVGRAQEILLVLVDALNRKLLPKETKVYIDGSIREVTAIHLTYPELLSAQVRSRILRDENPFDHENVIRVEGKQMREDIAKSDEPAVILATAGMLNGGPSVEYLRMLANDPKNTLVFVSYQAKGTLGRRILDGEREITMVGDDGRLELVKINMEVKSIDGFSGHSDRRQLLAFLANIKPKPKNIILNHGEPQAIHSLAEAIRRKSKHLGLPDVRVYTPSVLDSLHVAGHA; the protein is encoded by the coding sequence TTGTACAAGAGGAGCGAGGTAAAGAACATAGTACTGACAATAATGTCGCAACTTATGCCTAAAGATGTGCAGATATCGCGTATAGAGTTTGAGGGTCCAGAGATAGCTATATATATAAGGAATCCTAAGATACTTGCAGAGCATCCAGAGATAGCAAGAGATATTGCTAAAAAGCTAAAGAAGCGTATAGTAATACGTACAGACCCGTCCATACGTAGAAGTAAGAAGGAGACTGAAGAGATAATCAAGCAACTCGTCCCGGCTGAGGCTGGGATAAAGGAGATAAAGTTTGACGATGTTCTAGGCGAGGTCATAGTAAAAGCGCATAAAGTAGGCCTAGTCTACGGTAAGGGCCGCTCCATATACAACAAGATTCTAGCGGAGACGGGATGGCGGCTGAACGTGGTAAGGGTGCCGCCAGTAGACCAACGCGACTTGGACACGCTCAACAAGATAATAGACTACATGTTGTCGCAGAGTAGCTATCGGTTAAACTTCCTAAGAAGAAGCGGCGAGCGTATACACCGTGGAGTAATATTCGAGAACCGGTACGTCAGGATAACAGGCCTTGGAGGCTTTATGGAGGTTGGCCGCTCAGCAATACTTGTAGAGACAGGTGAAAGCCGCGTCCTGCTCGACGTCGGTATAAACCCAGGTGGAGACGGATTCAGCTTCTATCCACGCCTTGACATAGAGCAGCTAAAGCCAGAGGAACTAGATGCAGTAGTAGTGACGCACGCCCATCTAGACCATATGGGACTCGTACCATACCTCTTCAAGTACGGCTACCGGGGCCCAGTATACGTGACAAAGCCCACAAGAGACCTAATGGTGCTTCTCCAGCTAGACCTCCTGGACATAATGCAGCGTGGTAACCAGAAGCCGCCATACACACAGCTCGAAGTAAAGAAGATGATACTGCACACTATACCTCTCGACTATGGCGAGGTAACTGACATAGCGCCGGATATCAAGCTCACGTTCTACAATGCTGGCCACATACTAGGCTCGGCAATGGCGCATCTACATGTGGGTGAAGGTCTGCACAACATAGTCTATACGGGCGACTTCAAGTTCGGTAGGACAAGGCTACTAGACAAAGCTAACACAGTGTTCCCGCGCATAGAGACGTTGATAATGGAGAGCACCTACGGCGATAGGGATCAGCCTCGCAGGGATGTTGCCGAGCTAGAGCTGATAAGTACGATAAGCCGCACAATAGCAAGGAAGGGTAAGGTGCTCATACCTGTAATGGCTGTTGGTCGTGCGCAGGAGATACTACTAGTGCTTGTGGACGCGCTTAACCGGAAACTTCTCCCCAAGGAGACAAAGGTGTACATAGATGGCAGTATACGCGAGGTGACAGCGATACACCTGACCTACCCCGAGCTGCTATCAGCGCAGGTGAGATCACGTATACTGCGTGACGAGAACCCATTTGACCACGAGAACGTCATACGTGTAGAGGGTAAACAAATGCGCGAAGATATTGCCAAGTCGGACGAGCCAGCGGTTATACTGGCAACGGCTGGTATGTTGAACGGTGGCCCCTCCGTAGAGTATCTACGAATGCTTGCAAACGACCCAAAGAACACACTCGTATTCGTAAGCTACCAGGCAAAGGGAACCCTGGGCAGAAGGATACTCGACGGTGAACGCGAGATAACAATGGTGGGTGATGACGGTAGGCTAGAGCTAGTTAAGATAAACATGGAAGTAAAGTCGATAGACGGATTCTCGGGCCACTCTGACCGACGTCAGCTGCTCGCGTTCCTAGCCAACATAAAGCCAAAGCCAAAGAACATAATACTAAACCACGGTGAGCCCCAGGCGATACACTCTCTAGCCGAGGCAATAAGAAGGAAGAGTAAACACCTAGGCTTACCGGACGTGCGCGTATACACACCGTCAGTACTCGATTCGCTCCACGTAGCCGGGCACGCCTAA
- the psmB gene encoding archaeal proteasome endopeptidase complex subunit beta, giving the protein MHRGLVNPEDRITVALEKSLHGTTTVGIRLKDYVVLAADRRATAGYYVAHKHTRKIIRVTDYMAMTTAGLVADAQVLAEWLSNHAHYYAMIARKKLSVHAAAQYLATILHSSRFFPYIVQLLLGGYDTQPRLYSIDWYGSVTEEKYVATGSGSPTAIGVIEDGYDENMDVEQAVDLARRAVLSATRRDAFSGNGIDIVVIGKDVFKEYRYTIAEALQLEKQKA; this is encoded by the coding sequence ATACACAGAGGCCTAGTGAACCCGGAAGATAGGATAACTGTAGCCCTCGAGAAGAGCCTCCATGGTACGACGACCGTGGGTATACGTCTGAAGGACTATGTAGTCCTTGCAGCAGATAGAAGGGCTACAGCAGGCTACTACGTGGCTCATAAGCATACACGTAAGATAATAAGAGTGACCGACTATATGGCTATGACCACTGCAGGACTCGTGGCGGACGCACAGGTACTAGCAGAGTGGCTATCAAACCACGCACACTACTATGCCATGATAGCTAGGAAGAAGCTCAGTGTACACGCGGCAGCACAGTACCTAGCAACGATACTGCACTCTTCAAGGTTCTTCCCCTATATAGTTCAGCTGCTGCTCGGCGGGTACGATACACAACCTAGACTTTATAGCATTGATTGGTACGGCAGTGTGACAGAGGAGAAGTATGTAGCAACGGGCTCCGGATCACCTACGGCTATAGGCGTCATAGAGGATGGTTATGACGAAAACATGGATGTGGAACAAGCGGTAGACCTTGCACGACGAGCGGTACTATCGGCCACAAGAAGGGACGCCTTTAGCGGCAACGGCATAGACATTGTGGTTATAGGAAAGGACGTCTTCAAAGAATACCGCTACACAATAGCAGAGGCCCTACAGCTCGAGAAGCAAAAAGCATAA
- a CDS encoding NAD(P)-dependent glycerol-1-phosphate dehydrogenase, which translates to MLHPIELPLKIVIGDNALRAIPSLLEELGVKGESIVVISGPNVWSKFGDRLRSVLEDVVEFEKLDALQASTVYAEQLSEEVREYSPRLVVGFGGGKSIDLAKYVAYKLHLPMVSIPTSPSHDGIASPFTSLKGLNKPFSIRTTTPVAIVADIDIMSSAPIRLIRAGAGDLVAKLTAIRDWRLAHRLKGEYYGEYAAKLALLSAKHVIEYAAEIGRGAKEAIRVLVEGLVSSSVAMCIAGSTRPASGSEHLFSHALDLLAPGKALHGEQVALGTIMMMYLHGGNWKRVRNTLLKLGLPVRARDLGIEDELVIKALTIAHKLRPSRYTILGETGLTWEAAERLARITGVID; encoded by the coding sequence TTGCTGCACCCTATAGAGCTTCCACTAAAGATAGTTATTGGCGATAACGCTCTCAGAGCTATACCGAGCCTACTCGAAGAGCTTGGCGTCAAAGGAGAGAGTATAGTAGTTATCTCCGGGCCGAATGTATGGAGCAAGTTTGGCGATAGGCTTCGATCCGTACTCGAGGACGTCGTCGAGTTCGAGAAACTCGATGCCCTACAGGCTAGCACTGTGTATGCCGAACAGCTCAGCGAGGAGGTTCGCGAATACTCTCCCCGCCTTGTGGTAGGCTTTGGCGGGGGTAAATCAATAGACCTCGCAAAGTATGTCGCGTACAAACTCCATCTACCAATGGTAAGTATTCCGACGAGTCCTTCCCACGATGGCATAGCGTCGCCATTTACATCACTTAAGGGGCTCAACAAACCGTTCTCTATACGGACAACCACTCCCGTAGCAATAGTAGCCGATATAGACATTATGTCTTCTGCACCGATACGCCTTATAAGGGCGGGCGCGGGCGACCTTGTCGCCAAGCTAACAGCTATTAGGGACTGGAGGCTTGCACATAGGCTCAAAGGAGAATACTATGGCGAGTATGCTGCTAAGCTCGCTCTCCTTTCTGCTAAACATGTCATAGAGTATGCAGCAGAGATAGGACGGGGAGCGAAGGAGGCTATTAGGGTACTAGTAGAGGGGCTAGTGAGCAGCAGTGTGGCAATGTGTATTGCTGGCTCTACTAGGCCTGCTAGCGGCTCAGAACACTTGTTCAGCCATGCACTAGACCTGCTAGCGCCCGGCAAAGCCCTCCACGGCGAACAAGTGGCCCTCGGCACGATAATGATGATGTACCTCCATGGTGGAAACTGGAAACGCGTTAGGAACACTCTGCTAAAGCTCGGTCTCCCGGTAAGAGCACGCGACCTAGGCATAGAGGATGAGCTGGTTATTAAAGCCCTCACTATTGCCCATAAGCTTAGGCCTAGCAGGTATACTATACTTGGCGAGACCGGGCTAACTTGGGAAGCAGCGGAAAGGCTTGCAAGGATAACAGGAGTTATAGACTAG
- a CDS encoding endonuclease V translates to MRAYGSVEKLIDVQKRIAKRALDTIKPLRVTPKHVVGLDVAYSRTYGGVAVATLVDFESKQLVDYSVAVGEPRLEYIPGLLAFREAPLLYTALQSLGHDFDLVVVDGHGISHPRRAGIATHIGLALGKPSIGVAKKKLYGDEVHVRGVSQCIEYPCIVGYLVDENGYKLAYLVVSNKRSRAPIYVSPGAGIDLDSALRVAMEMILGTKLPLPTHYADRISKHIARQLDRGVLKPSQLKKGIKRLDGFIAGQA, encoded by the coding sequence ATGAGAGCCTACGGAAGCGTAGAGAAACTGATAGACGTCCAGAAGAGAATTGCCAAGAGAGCACTAGATACAATTAAACCGCTTAGGGTCACCCCAAAGCATGTTGTAGGCTTGGATGTGGCCTACTCGCGTACGTATGGTGGCGTGGCTGTCGCAACGCTAGTCGATTTTGAGAGCAAACAGTTAGTCGATTATTCCGTTGCTGTAGGGGAGCCGAGGCTCGAGTACATACCCGGGCTCCTAGCGTTCCGCGAGGCACCATTACTATACACGGCACTGCAGAGCCTCGGGCATGATTTCGACCTGGTAGTAGTCGATGGGCACGGGATATCGCACCCGAGAAGAGCTGGTATAGCCACACACATAGGACTAGCTCTAGGCAAACCTAGCATTGGAGTAGCTAAGAAGAAACTCTATGGAGATGAGGTACATGTTAGAGGAGTTAGTCAATGTATCGAGTATCCGTGTATAGTAGGATACCTTGTAGATGAGAACGGTTACAAGCTTGCCTACCTTGTTGTGTCTAACAAGAGGTCTAGAGCGCCCATATATGTTAGCCCGGGAGCCGGTATAGACCTTGACTCGGCGTTGCGCGTAGCCATGGAGATGATTCTCGGTACAAAACTACCCTTGCCTACCCACTATGCTGATAGGATATCTAAGCATATAGCGCGGCAACTTGACCGTGGCGTGTTGAAGCCAAGCCAGCTAAAGAAAGGAATAAAGCGTCTTGATGGCTTCATAGCGGGCCAAGCTTAG
- the psmB gene encoding archaeal proteasome endopeptidase complex subunit beta, which translates to MSYHEYGIGATAIGIRGEGFVVLAAEKRVSYGGFVVSKSGKKVYKITDYLGIAMAGLFADMQAISKILKAEMEYHSLMMGRRMSVRAAAKLLANILYANKYFPLLSETLIGGIEPDGVARLYVMDPVGSLIEDDYAAIGSGAPIAIGILENGYSKDIDVESARKLAIAAIRAAIERDAISGDGIDLLVIRRIDDRVEAKEESIRL; encoded by the coding sequence ATGAGCTACCACGAGTACGGTATCGGTGCAACGGCTATCGGTATACGTGGCGAAGGCTTCGTCGTACTAGCAGCTGAGAAACGTGTAAGCTACGGTGGGTTCGTGGTAAGTAAATCCGGTAAAAAGGTATACAAGATAACAGACTACCTAGGAATAGCCATGGCTGGTCTATTCGCGGACATGCAGGCGATAAGCAAGATTCTCAAGGCAGAGATGGAGTACCACAGCTTGATGATGGGTAGGCGTATGAGTGTAAGGGCTGCTGCAAAGCTTCTTGCAAACATACTCTATGCCAACAAGTACTTCCCCCTCCTCTCGGAGACCCTTATAGGGGGTATAGAGCCAGATGGCGTAGCTAGGCTATACGTAATGGATCCAGTAGGTTCCCTTATAGAGGATGACTACGCGGCAATAGGATCCGGCGCTCCAATAGCTATAGGCATACTTGAAAACGGGTACAGCAAGGACATAGACGTAGAGTCTGCAAGAAAACTCGCCATTGCGGCTATAAGAGCAGCTATAGAACGTGATGCAATCTCCGGTGATGGCATAGACTTGCTAGTGATAAGAAGGATAGATGACCGTGTAGAAGCGAAGGAGGAGTCTATAAGACTGTAG
- a CDS encoding TFIIB-type zinc ribbon-containing protein, whose protein sequence is MNSYSYYAVSATTACPYCGSENLILDAHGGVLVCRSCGAVIDDTVFDAAPTPTAIATPAQPTAKLTKTERARMRLVALSITMSRRLSRLLETTEIDDILDYAKANTPEVMEVYGNACLRRLLKSFKTPAERKAALEAAITLMKGDYPLTSILSKQYGVNRRRLRYIIKRIMDCLSITRTVEVLSTALA, encoded by the coding sequence ATGAACAGCTACAGCTACTATGCAGTCAGTGCTACAACTGCATGCCCCTACTGTGGCTCAGAAAACTTGATCCTGGATGCTCACGGAGGCGTACTAGTATGCCGCAGCTGTGGCGCCGTTATCGACGATACCGTGTTCGACGCTGCACCAACACCAACAGCCATAGCCACACCGGCACAGCCGACAGCTAAGCTTACAAAGACAGAGAGGGCCCGAATGCGTCTAGTAGCCCTCTCCATAACCATGTCACGGCGTCTATCAAGACTGCTCGAGACGACAGAGATAGATGATATACTAGACTATGCTAAAGCCAATACACCAGAAGTAATGGAGGTCTACGGAAACGCATGCCTACGGAGATTACTAAAATCATTCAAGACGCCCGCAGAGAGGAAAGCAGCCCTAGAAGCGGCAATAACACTAATGAAGGGCGACTACCCTCTAACCTCGATACTATCTAAGCAATATGGCGTAAATAGGAGAAGACTACGATATATCATAAAGAGAATAATGGACTGTTTAAGCATTACACGCACTGTGGAAGTACTCTCAACAGCATTGGCATAG
- a CDS encoding lipoate protein ligase C-terminal domain-containing protein, whose amino-acid sequence MRSIHRVVRIPGGKTLEITMTVDKDCRIADISISGDFFVYPPEALEMLERELQGCSNTDCIASVVDLTSRGAEALGFSWEQLVETITRLYHTACSSIKHLDQP is encoded by the coding sequence TTGCGCTCCATACACAGGGTTGTCAGAATACCCGGAGGAAAGACACTAGAAATCACTATGACTGTAGACAAAGACTGCAGGATAGCGGACATTAGTATTAGTGGCGATTTCTTCGTCTACCCGCCAGAAGCTCTCGAGATGCTCGAGAGAGAGCTACAGGGCTGTAGCAATACCGACTGCATAGCTAGCGTGGTTGACCTCACCAGCAGGGGCGCTGAGGCACTTGGCTTCAGCTGGGAGCAGCTAGTTGAAACCATAACCAGACTCTACCACACCGCCTGTAGTAGTATAAAGCACCTAGACCAACCCTAG
- a CDS encoding DUF434 domain-containing protein has translation MSITLNVDVPPGAFYDMFFLLTRGYPRSEALELVKRRYRLARPEAILLFRCVHSKHVSDSIRSKLVAAADLEGRDLVIDGFNQLTTIYAAVIGASVFVCSDGLTRDALLAGPRLVVENIDVLIPILAALLGMIRPRKTVVVLDSQPSRSGETASLLRRRLKDHSVVVEVSKTADKRIIEYASSGYVVASSDIAITISTSINAVFDLAGFAIKELVPGAKVNNIPRLLGELHMRWCGGAAGEGPVA, from the coding sequence GTGAGCATAACACTTAACGTTGACGTGCCCCCCGGCGCGTTCTACGACATGTTTTTCCTTCTTACTCGTGGATATCCACGTAGCGAGGCCTTGGAGCTAGTTAAGCGAAGATACAGGCTCGCTAGGCCAGAAGCTATTCTTCTCTTTAGATGCGTGCATTCAAAGCATGTATCAGACTCTATCCGGAGCAAACTTGTAGCAGCAGCTGATCTAGAAGGACGAGATCTCGTCATAGATGGGTTTAACCAGTTAACTACAATCTACGCGGCTGTTATAGGTGCCTCGGTGTTCGTCTGTAGTGATGGGTTGACCCGTGACGCGTTACTTGCGGGCCCACGTCTAGTAGTAGAAAACATAGATGTGCTAATACCAATTCTGGCAGCGTTGCTCGGGATGATAAGGCCTAGGAAAACAGTCGTAGTGCTTGATAGTCAGCCAAGCCGTAGCGGGGAGACGGCTTCACTCCTAAGGAGGAGGCTAAAGGACCACAGCGTTGTAGTCGAGGTGTCGAAAACAGCCGATAAAAGGATAATCGAGTATGCTAGCAGTGGATATGTTGTAGCCAGCAGCGACATCGCGATAACTATAAGCACTAGTATTAACGCGGTATTCGACCTAGCAGGCTTCGCTATAAAGGAGCTAGTACCAGGAGCCAAGGTAAACAATATACCCCGGCTGCTAGGAGAGCTACACATGCGGTGGTGCGGAGGGGCGGCGGGAGAAGGGCCCGTAGCCTAG